Part of the Pangasianodon hypophthalmus isolate fPanHyp1 chromosome 9, fPanHyp1.pri, whole genome shotgun sequence genome is shown below.
tttacacaatttacatgtatataattattctgtaacatatttactttaatattaacATGGGATTAGattctattttattcttctctttCAGATTGTGAGAGTTATTTACAAATTTTGCTGATAATTAAGTAAACTCTGGTACTTCTCCAACGTCAGTGTCTGAACAATTATATTAGGAAGAAAATGGATGGGAATATTACAGCTGATCCAAAACTCAGAGGATACGAAGATGTTATAAAGTCACGAGTGGGCATACATgctattagagaatatttatatcacatttagaaAAGGAGATAATTTTTTTACTGgttatttcattaaatatacacaatttTACCATTATTTCTACTTGGAATAATCTGTAAAGCCTAAATGTCTTTTTGGCTATAATACACTTCCATCTTGTATTCTTAAGTTTATCCtgagggtatgcaaacttttgcactcaactgctACATGCACCAGCAACTATTGGGATGTTATTTGACTAAAGCAATGTTTCCTGCTCCTGAGTTTCCCTACACTGTCCTAGCCTACGTTTTTGTGTTTCAAATAAATTGACTCAGAGTTAGAACAGGTTAAACATCAATATTTTTGGGAATTAGAAGAACTGAAAATAGTTACTCCAATTCTTTATGTCTTAGTAGTGGTTTTTAGAAGTATTATGCCTAACTGACTGGTCACTACTGACTGGGTACTGAATGGGCTCACACTAAGCTTATAAACAAGGATAAAAACATTGTGTTAAAATgccagtttaataaaaaaaaatagcaaaagttACATTAATATGACGCAAAATGTATCATACTTGAATCTACATTTTAATGCAGTGTAATTTGTTTGGGTTTCCACAGATGGGAGGTTCAGGAATAACAAGCTCTAATGGCACCAATAAATAAGTCATGGCACATAATTTATTTGCCATGATGGGTTACTGGGTAGCTCCGGATTTCCTAGTTTGACCCTGAGTTTAGCTGAAtgactgtgtggagtttcacatgttctcttcATGTCtacgtgggtttcctctgggttcttcagtttccaccaacctcccaaaaacatgtcagtaggcgGACTGGCTATTCTAAATTTAGTTTAGGAGTTTAGTACTaattttttctgagagtgcatgGTGTATTCAAgacttgtgcccagtgttcctggcatAGGCTTTGGATCCATCTGACCAAAGctgttacagaagatgaatgaattaatcaattaattaacaTACCATTTTgccctaatatatatatatatatatctgggGCAAAAAAATTACCAAGCCCAAAAAgccaaaatattaagcttttaataatcttaacaacaaatcactggtcaggaaatgagcaaaaatgaaaaatactgtagctCTCTCACTGATCTATTAATCCTGGGTCCATTAATGAGCTTGTTATCTTCCCCTGATGGGCTGCAGGTGTAGCAGATAACCAAATCTGCCAcgtgactaatcttttaagaaaaaaaaatcctagaatATATTtgtggaaaattttgtacacccagacatgtgttagtttgaattttacatcaaacattttgaACACTATCATGactttacctttgtgtacaagaagactataatccctgtttctagcttttccccaaacagttggcacaggagctctcaggagtgcatttgtttcattcttgcccATTTCctcaccaatgatttgttgttaagaccattaaaagcttagtATTTGCCATTTGTTTGCCCAGgactgtataattatatatatgtatacagtcCTGGGCAAACAAATGGCAAAATGGCATtaatttcatacacacacacacacacacacacacacacacacacacacacacagtatcatatatatatatatatatatatatattatatatatatgatagaGGTGCATTATACTTATAAAAATACTACCCTATGTTTGTGGAGTGTTTTTTAAAGGGATTCCTGgctgaaaaaaaagtttcacaacACTAATTTTAACTAGTAACTTTAAACTAATTACTAGTTATTAACTGTAAAAGGGGCTTGAGTCAGGTGGCAACCCAAAACCTTACCACAGTGATGTCCCCCAGGTAAAAGGTCATCAGAACATCCAGGATTAGATTCAATTTAGCTTGAAGGTACCTGACTAACCAATAAATCCCGGCGCGGTGAGACACGCCGCTTCTCATTTGTGCGCGTAATTTGAGCTCTCCTTCAAGCCACGCCCATTTTCCCTCCAGCCGTTTGTTGGGTGTCGCAGTGAGAaacgtgcaaaaaaaaaaaaaaaaaaaacaattattttcctTAACGTTAATCTTGCCATAACTCTGTTGGAAAACCGGAAAGAAGGAACAAGACATGTTGCAGGTAAATGCTGATACAAGTTTGTTTACACCAAACTGCATCACTGGATGCATCATAAgtttggagtgtgtttgtttgtttgtttatttatttctgaaatgtaatgttaatgttgtggaaacattacagaaaacttgTACTCCAAGGCTTTTAATTGAATTCTCTCTCGAGCACGGATTCACAATCTGTcgaatattatttcattttttttttccatttcaaattttttttctacaaaccATTAAGCGCGCGTAAAACATGCGCACTTGACTACAAGGGTGTATTAACTAATGCGCACGGCTAATGTGTGGGGAACTTGAActttaatgtgaatgtgaaaggGTTGGGGTTGTATTTCTGCTTGCAGATGTTGAATCCGCAGAGACTGAAGTCTCTAGAGAAGTGGCTTGAGGAAACCAACACCACCTTGACGCAGGTTAACGGCCAGCGCAGATATGGTGCTCCTCCTCCGGGTATGTGCGCGCATTGGGGGTTTCTCCAATCAAAACCTTCTTTCAGTTCCTTTTACATGGCATCCTGTGCCCGAAAAGAATTTTCCTCTTCTCTGCACGCTTGTTAAGCCTCAAAAATCAAGCTGTCACTCAGCCCTGTTTAGAAGTTTCCCCCCTCATTCATTAACTAGAAAACTCCATCattctggtgagggaatgaagtACCATGCCTTAACCATGTCTCTCTCTAAAATCCCACTCAGCTCCTTCATACCTGCAAGTAATTAGCTCTTAGAAACAAGCACTCTCATTGGCTGATCAGTTAACCAGCTAATTAAAAAGAGAAGTCCATTTTCTCCAAATTAGTGTTTCCCCCTTCCTCTTTCATTGCATGAGAGCTTCTTCTCTCtgattaacacacctgattcaactcattaGCTCCTTAACAAACCTTATTAGTACTTTTAAACTCATTAGAAACCCCATCATGAGGTTAAACTCAGTGTACTAGAGTAGTGAGGATGCTATAATAAACAGTGTGGCTTGAGATATAAGGCAGTTTTTCACCAAGCTGGACATTTAGACTTGGACCTAAACTGGGAGGGTTTGATGATAGAATGAtcaccaaaataaaaccaacagTAAAATCTGTCATTATATCTAATGGCTAAGATATTCAGCAGGATTGTATAAATccttacacacacttttttttttaaaattgactctgttttgtgtttttgtgcctAATACACTTGGAATTGTGAACTTTTTTTCTAAACCTTCTTCACATTCAAGCctgctttaaaaatatcaaCTTTCAAAATTCTACACATGGTTATGTTCACACTGCAAGGCAAAGTGGTCCAAATCCGTTATGTTATCCGAGTTGTTTTCATGGAATTTTTAACAGCAGAAGTTACATTTCTTCTTTGCCTGTTTTCATGCAGTGGTACTGAAATCTGCTACAGATCCAAGCAGAAAACTCCAGTGCATGAGATTTTACAAAAAACTACTAAATATAGCTACCAAAACTgccaagctctctctctctctctctctcgctccatagatgtgtgtgtgtgtgtgtgtgcacgtgtataTGTATACTCCAGTACTCCAGTTAGTATGTATAGACACAGTGACAACCAGACTGCACAGAGAATGCATTGTACTGTTGTTCTCTGCCACAACACAGTGATCGTACCAGCATGATAGtggcaaattatataaactgTGTTAACTGCACgacaaaaacaaagcaagttgcttgcatttaaaatgtgttttgtgggGAAAAACGGTCTGGAATGAAGCCGTAACTTCTGTGGTCTTCCTTTTTATGTCTGAGCTCCTCGCCATTGATGGTAAACGAAGCTAAGAGATGTCTTGCTTGTTGCAGTAAAATTAGTGATCTAGGCATCCAGTTTGTTTTAATGATGACATCCTTAATGAGGAGTTGATGTTATCCATTCAGTGTTGaatcttttttaatttcctccttcttttttttttttttctttcttaatttaGTGTTGGCTAATTCCCACCTATGTGATAGCTTTCGCGTGGATGAGTGGGGCTATCATGCCaaacacatctttttgaactcgTGCTGCTGCACAGGGCGGCATAACACACTTAGAGGAAAGCACGTTCCACCCCCTTTGGCATGCCTGAGCTCACAGACTCCCACTAGTGttgctttgattgacagggggagagtgtatgccacccctccctctgtgagagcatggccagttttgctcccttgtACTCCCAGTGAATTttgttatatataaacattcagCACTTAACATGGAtatttttaatggttagctAAGACACTAGTGGCACAAATCAAATAAAGAGTAGCatttctgtgggtggaaacaccttcttgatgagagaggtcagaggagaatggccagacgtgagctgacaggaaggatacagtaactcaaataaccactcttatgtggtgagcagaaaagcatctcagaatgcacaacctTAAgggggatgggctacaacagcaggagaccacattgggttccattCCTGTTAGCCAAGAATAGAAAGTCTACATCTGAGTCTACATTGAGCATAGGCTCACTGAAGATCGGAAAAACGTCCCAACACCTGgtagaatccatgccatgatggATTGAGgatgttctgagagcaaaggggggtcctacccagtattagtaaggcgttaaagtggctggtgataTGGAGATTTTGTGCATCTGGGAATTCATCTCCGCTCACATGTTGTTCTTgcaagatttaaataaattgagTGTCATTGAGTCATtggctgttaccatagaaacaaacTCTCAACTAGTTCTATGTTGAGGTGCATTAAGAGCTAAGTACTATCACGTCTTTAAAGTTGGGCTTTGATTGATGATCGGAGATTCTCTGCTAAAATTCTTTGTTAATCTAATCTAAGATAAGGTTTGAAGCAACCTTATGTGTTTACTTTAATGCTTTGGATATTTATCATGCTGCTTAGCAGAGAGCTTGttgtgaaaataatgaataatccTGTCACATTACAGTTTTTCTCTATTGCTTGCACACATTTCTGGAAAATGTCTCAGTGTCTCGAATGCACTAACACATTTTCTTAATCTGTAATCTGTTTTTCACACTGCACAGATGACTTGTGAACACAGCTTtcgctctgtgtgtatgtgtgtgtgtgtgtgtgtgtgtgtgtgtgcacgcgtgtgcGTGTGCTGGTGTCATGGTTACATATCAGCTAGATAAATATTGCATAGAAATGCACTGAATTTGttgcttgtgtatttatttacttggtactttttaaagtttgcaagtggaaaaaaaaactaaaactggACAGAAAAATGATAGGTGAGCTATGGTTATTGAGAAATATTTATCTGGGTGCAACAACAGTATGTGAGCAAGCGTGAAAAACTCTATGGCAGTGTGTCTCATGTTTGTATTTCATGCTAAGATCAGCGTGATGATGGGGCAGTGAGTagtgttgccgcctcacagctccagatcTTTGGCtggatcctgagctcagggtgcTGTCTTTCTGGGGTTCTCGCCccctcccaaaaacacacctTAGGTGGATCATagtctaaattgcccctaggtgtgaatgagtgtgtattcctgcctcacggctagtgttcctgggataggctctggatccacagcgACCCTGACAATTGCTTCTAAAGTACATTTACCTACTTTTACCCTTTCCACATGTTTACTTTTCTCATGACTTGCATCTACTTCTCTCTGTTCTaactcattttttcttttcttactcCCCCCTTCTTCCTCATCTACCAGGATGGAGAGGTCCGACACCAGGTCCAGGCTGCGAGGTCTTTATAAGTCAGATCCCTCGGGACGTGTACGAAGACCAGCTGATCCCTCTGTTCCAGAGCGTGGCCCCGCTCTACGAGTTCCGCCTCATGATGAACTTCAGCGGGCAGAACCGAGGCTTCGCCTACGCCAAATACGGAGACACGGCTAGCGCAGCCGCCGCCATCCGGGCTCTAAACCTGTATCCAATCCAGAGTGGCGTCAGGCTCACCGTCAGGAGGAGCACGGAGAAGAGGCAGCTGTGTCTCAGCGATCTGCCTCCCACCATGGAGCGCAACGAGCTGCTGACAGTGCTGCAGCAAATTGCTGACGGAGTGGAGGGCGTCACTATGAGGACCACCGGGCCAAAGGAGAAGGATGTCACTGCGCTCGTGCACTACTCCTCCCACTATGCTGCCTCCATGGCCAAGAAGGTGTTGGTGCAAGGTATGCTGGGATATGTGGGCTAGAACAGGGGAGCATCCTAATGCTCTAATCGATGCCTCatttgcttttcatttcttaaattgcacctcagtgttttttttttttttttttttttctctctcgcttCTTAGTTCCTCCTTCTGAGGAAGTaaggaaaggaaacaaggaCAGAAGCAATAAAGGCTAGATGTATCTCCCAAATGAAGTGTCCTTGCTCACTGAAGTGTCACTTTAAAGCAAATTCGCTTATTGATGAAGTTTCCCATCTGTATTATCTGTATTATAGATctgactgtacacacactattattatcggtcattaaaacattatttcatgcttaaatattaatgttttagcCTAAATAATATTCTACTCTTCACCTGTCCTTCTCACATGGCTCATAAAGCAAGGCAtagttttcttttactttcatCCAAGGATTTTATTTCTATGCAATTAATATGATTAACTTTGTttgtattattcattattagGGGTGTGAGTCTCCCTCTTTCAAACGATAGGATATGCAATGATTGAATACACTTCAGTTCACTACTGATCCAATATGATTCAGTTCAGCACCGATATGATTCAGTTCAGCACCGTTATGCTCtcgcttgcttgcttgcttgcttgcttgcttgcatGGGAAATGAACCAGGGAGCGTAtgtagagtgtatgtatgtgtgtgtctgttgatTTTCAACTGCAGTATCGATTTTTAACTGAAAAGATTCCCTTTTCAATTTGATCAAGGGCTGTACACAAATGCGACTGTATAGGAGACTGTTGAACCGATTTTCCAGTTTGAATCAATTTTTCTATACATCCCTGTTTATTACTGTATTGTTTAttggctttttttaaattattttttgggAGAGCATATAGAACATGCTTATGCTGAcaatggggaatgtgtgtgtgtataaagattTCTAGTTAGGATGCTAGTTAGGTATCCTTGATTTGCTCCTCTTTCCTCGTTCCCTTACTCTATTCCTCTGAGTGAAGCTTAATAACGATGTGTCCTGAAAGATAGGGACTTCGACTGATTGCTGGTTTACAGACTGAAGGATGTAGAGTTGAGTGGGTTTGAGATGCACCCACTGTCTCTTAGACCCTGTGGAGTTCAGCCCTTGACAGAGTAATCAGTCAAAGCCTGTATCTGTTAGGACATATGCTTATTAAGATGCATGCAGAGGAATAGACAGAGAGGATAGGAGGCTTCAAGAGCAATGCACacaaattcttttttaattgtaaagACGGACGTAAGCATACAGTATACGtgcttaattaaaattattaataacataaaataagaaGGGAAATGTTAAAAGTCAGGTGACAAGTATAAattaaaacactgcacactgaattAACATTAATGAAGCCACATGATGTGTACATTCGGATGAGTTATGTACAGAACAAGTAATGCAGCTGAACTAAGTGAAGTTTTGAAGCAACGCCGCAGTGTTTGTCCTTGGTTTattctttccttgtttcctTGCATCCTTTTCTCTTATCCTCAGAGTGAGGAGCTAAGAACTGAAAAAgggaaattaataaataatcgCTTTTAAACCAGGCATGTAAAATGTGGCTGGTTTTATCGAGCTAAtaaacttccttttttttttttgatcatatGCAGTGGTAACGCAGGTGTGTAATAATCTGAGTGTTCAACACAGACAATTTGCACCATATATTTAGTTCCACGTAGTGCGACAACACCTGAGCGAATGCCACCACAGCCAGTGTGACCTGAAAAGCTCGACACACAATAATGAAAGACTCCGgcttaatttatataaaagatGAATTTTCAGTGTTTGGTGCTGAACTTCAGTCGAAGTTAAATGTAACTGACAAACTTTTACTCAACACAAA
Proteins encoded:
- the dnd1 gene encoding dead end protein 1, which encodes MLQMLNPQRLKSLEKWLEETNTTLTQVNGQRRYGAPPPGWRGPTPGPGCEVFISQIPRDVYEDQLIPLFQSVAPLYEFRLMMNFSGQNRGFAYAKYGDTASAAAAIRALNLYPIQSGVRLTVRRSTEKRQLCLSDLPPTMERNELLTVLQQIADGVEGVTMRTTGPKEKDVTALVHYSSHYAASMAKKVLVQAFRKLYGVSISVRWMSGNAKSRHEEHDEESALAPPGLKSMAANSLTPPRFQLSRDPEHPPPLPTPPSPLHPQFFSRAVGGPTPQVTSVMLPLKPWSAEEPPHDSVHQLRWLCELHGLGMPLYNVRYDHTGPDGFLYFAYRVVVPGLAMPFCGVVPVLPSTCANNMEAEVHRAAAKQLLNAMWQARKP